The nucleotide sequence GCGCTCTTGCCGATCCCAGGGGCCCCCGTCACCACCACAGCCCGCCGGCTCCCCTGCCCATAACCTTCCAGCACACTGAGACCCTCGGCGACTTCAGCCTCACGTCCGAGCAGGGAGCGCACTTCCCGAGGCAAACCGGAAGCTGCGCAGGAACTGGGACCGAGGGAAGTTCCTTCCAATTGCTTGACGAACTCATCCAGCCGCGCCAGTACGTCGCCAGGCAATACCGCATCGGCGTTGGCGTGGCGGATCTCCTTGCTGTCGTCCAGAAGCCGGCAGATCTTGTCGTAGTGCCAGACCTCCACCCCCTTGAGCGGCAGACAGAGTGCGTGCGCGCGCTCCCAGAGCGCGGTCTCGACGCGATCGATGCCCCCGGTCCCAGGGACCGACGACAGCACGACGTTGGTGGCGACCAGCAGGTAGTCGGGCACGCGTCCGTTGCGGACACGATTCGACTCCGGATTCGCCCATTCCTCCAACTCGGCAATCATGTGGCCTATCAGCCACTTTGCATTATTGGCAGCGTCCTCCGGGCGCTTGCGGAACTTCGCCTGGAGCACGCCGTAGCCGGCCCAAGGAGCATCAGGCGTGGGGAAACTGCTCAAGTTTTCGAAGGAGGCTTCGCGTCCACCATCGGGGCCATCGCCGAAGATCTGCACGGACGGCCCGAGCAAGCGCAGTGCCAACGCTTGGGACAACTCCTCGAACCGCTGTGGTCCGAGGCGGGTGAGGGCATAGTCGTTCATGGTGGGCATGGTCGTACACAGCACTGACAATGAGACGCAGCGTCTCGTCCGAGCCAGGGCGTATGGAGCGTGCTGCAGCCCTGCGCCGCGGAGGCGACCCGAGCGGCACGGTCGTGGTGCCTCACTCTCGGGGCTCCGTCAAGTCGGGTGGGTCACCGTGGCGGAAATCAGGTGCCCGCACGACCTGGCACCGTTTGGCGTGGGTGATCGGATCTGCGGAAGCCTGCTCCTCTATCCGCCCGACCCCGCCTCACGGCCGACCGACGAGTATCGGTCGCGCTGAACTTGCTCGGGGTCACACACCGATCGATGCGGGATCGCAAGCATGGCTGGGACCATGCCTACTCGCTGTCTCGCCAAGTGGATGACCTTCGTCTCCTACACCAGTTCGACAACCCTCACATCTTGTGCCGTGTCGGCGAAACCTCAAAAGTGGACCACTGTCGGTCTCCCAAAGTTGACCCCCTTCGAGGGTCTGGCTCGTTGAGTCAGGCCGGGAGGATGGGTGATCGACGTGGAGGACTGGGCGGAGATCCGCCGGCTGCACCGCTCTGAGGAGATGCCGATCCGGGCGATCGCCAGGCACCTGGGGATCTCACGGAACACGGTTCGCCGGGCCCTGGCGGGCAACACACCACCGAAGTACCAGCGCCAGCCGAGGGGATCGATCGTGGACGCGGTCGAGCCGCAGATCAGGGATTTTCTGCAGCGGTTCCCGGAGATGCCGGCGACAGTGATCGCTGAGCGGATCGGCTGGCAGCATTCGTATGAGGTCGTCAAGCGACGGGTCCGTGAACTGCGGCCGGTCTATCGGGCGGCGGATCCGGTGTCGCGGACGGGCTATGAGCCGGGTGAACTGGCCCAGTGTGACTTGTGGTTCCCGCCGGTGGACATCCCGCTCGGCTTCGGGCAGACCGCGAGCCCGCCGGTGCTGGTGATCGTGGCCGGCTATTCGCGGTGGATCACAGCGAGGATGTTGCCGACGAGGACCGCGGCCGACCTGACCGCGGGCCACTGGAGACTGCTGACCGGTCTCGGGGCTGTGCCGAAAGCTCTGGTCTGGGACAACGAGGGAGCTGTCGGATCGTGGCGGGGTGGACGGCCGCATCTGACCGAGGACTTCGCGGCGTTCGCCGGCCTGCTGGGCATCCGGATCATCCAGTGCCGTCCCGGTGATCCGGAAGCGAAGGGGCTGGTCGAGCGGGCCAACGGCTATCTGGAGACCTCATTCCTGCCCGGCCGCGTCTTCGCCTCGCCGACCGACTTCAACATCCAGCTGGCCGACTGGCTGGCCAGGGCCAACCGCCGGATCCACCGCACCTTGCAGGCCCGTCCCTCGGACCGGGTCGAGGCGGACACTGCCCGGATGCTGCCCATCCCGCCCGTCGATCCGCCGGGCTGGTGGCGGTCCAGCCTGCGGCTCCCGCGCGATCACTACGTCCGCATCGACACCAACGACTACTCCATCCACCCCCTCGCGATCGGCCGACGCATCGAGGTCAGGGCCGACCTGGACCAGGTCCTTGCCTTCTGTGAGGGCACCGAGGTCGCCCGGCATGCCCGCTGCTGGGCACGGCATCAGTCCATCACCGACCCCACCCATGCGGCCGCTACGGCAGCCGGCCGGGCGGCAGCCCGACAGCGGCCGGTGCCC is from Streptomyces hygroscopicus and encodes:
- a CDS encoding transposase — protein: MIDVEDWAEIRRLHRSEEMPIRAIARHLGISRNTVRRALAGNTPPKYQRQPRGSIVDAVEPQIRDFLQRFPEMPATVIAERIGWQHSYEVVKRRVRELRPVYRAADPVSRTGYEPGELAQCDLWFPPVDIPLGFGQTASPPVLVIVAGYSRWITARMLPTRTAADLTAGHWRLLTGLGAVPKALVWDNEGAVGSWRGGRPHLTEDFAAFAGLLGIRIIQCRPGDPEAKGLVERANGYLETSFLPGRVFASPTDFNIQLADWLARANRRIHRTLQARPSDRVEADTARMLPIPPVDPPGWWRSSLRLPRDHYVRIDTNDYSIHPLAIGRRIEVRADLDQVLAFCEGTEVARHARCWARHQSITDPTHAAATAAGRAAARQRPVPADQLEVEQRPLETYDRIFGVIDGGLTTGEGVA